A window of Sphingomonas sp. Leaf357 contains these coding sequences:
- a CDS encoding alkaline phosphatase family protein, protein MHWTRPIAAAAIMALLSACATTPAPPAPVAQVAPAEVRVPVTILISIDGFRPDYRQRGVTPNLDALAAGGVSAAMRPSFPSKTFPNHWTLVTGLRPDRNGIVANSMEDAQLPGVKFTMEDPKDPFWWNAAEPLWVAAEKAGIRSATMFWPGSNVAWGGTWAKDHGGHAVGGMRPEDWWPFDGAVPASQRVAGALDWLRRPAETRPQFLTLYFDTVDTAGHQYGPDSPEVTAAVADIDRTIGALVAGLRALGQPANLVIVADHGMAAISPARTIAMDKIADPRTYRQFDSGPFASFYPVAGHERALERALLGHHEHFDCWRKAEIPARFHYGANPRVPPYFCLPETGWMLNKSAPKPDDTIDRGTHGYDNFAPDMAALFIANGPAIKAQGVLPAFDNVDIYPLMRRLIGLPPATNIDGTDAPFRGVLKD, encoded by the coding sequence ATGCACTGGACCCGACCTATCGCCGCCGCGGCCATCATGGCTTTGCTTTCCGCCTGCGCTACAACGCCAGCCCCGCCCGCGCCCGTTGCGCAGGTCGCACCGGCCGAGGTTCGCGTGCCCGTGACCATCCTCATCTCGATCGACGGATTCCGGCCCGATTACCGGCAACGCGGCGTCACGCCCAATCTCGATGCGCTGGCCGCCGGGGGCGTCAGCGCGGCGATGCGGCCCAGCTTTCCGTCCAAGACCTTTCCCAACCACTGGACGCTGGTCACCGGCCTGCGCCCGGATCGCAACGGCATCGTCGCCAATTCGATGGAAGACGCCCAACTGCCGGGGGTCAAATTCACCATGGAGGATCCGAAGGATCCGTTCTGGTGGAACGCCGCCGAACCTTTGTGGGTGGCGGCGGAGAAGGCCGGCATCCGCAGCGCGACGATGTTCTGGCCCGGATCGAACGTCGCCTGGGGCGGCACCTGGGCGAAGGATCATGGCGGCCATGCGGTGGGCGGCATGCGGCCCGAGGATTGGTGGCCGTTCGACGGCGCGGTGCCCGCCAGTCAGCGCGTGGCAGGCGCGCTCGACTGGCTGCGCCGCCCCGCCGAGACGCGGCCGCAATTCCTGACGCTCTATTTCGACACGGTCGATACCGCCGGGCATCAGTACGGCCCGGATTCGCCCGAAGTGACCGCGGCGGTCGCGGATATCGACCGGACGATCGGGGCGCTGGTCGCCGGGCTGCGCGCATTGGGCCAGCCGGCCAATCTGGTGATCGTCGCCGATCACGGCATGGCCGCGATCTCGCCGGCGCGCACGATCGCGATGGACAAGATCGCCGATCCCCGGACCTACCGCCAGTTCGATTCCGGCCCCTTCGCCAGCTTCTATCCCGTGGCCGGGCATGAGCGGGCGCTGGAACGCGCGCTGCTCGGGCATCACGAGCATTTCGACTGCTGGCGCAAGGCGGAGATTCCGGCGCGCTTCCATTACGGTGCGAACCCGCGAGTGCCGCCCTATTTCTGCCTGCCGGAGACCGGCTGGATGCTGAACAAGAGCGCGCCCAAGCCCGACGATACGATCGACCGGGGCACGCACGGCTACGACAATTTCGCGCCCGACATGGCGGCGTTGTTCATTGCCAATGGACCGGCGATCAAGGCGCAGGGCGTGCTGCCCGCGTTCGACAATGTCGATATCTATCCGTTGATGCGGCGCTTGATCGGCCTGCCCCCAGCGACCAATATCGACGGAACCGACGCGCCGTTCCGGGGCGTGCTGAAGGACTGA
- a CDS encoding TraB/GumN family protein — protein sequence MNLRRPLAALVALLATPAVAQTAAPAPAVTQADPALWVVKDADTTIYLFGTIHVLKPGIAWFDDAVKTAFDSSQQLVLEMVAPDTPVMQALVMKLGTAPAGPTLTERLPAKDRPAYAKAVTGLGLPAAAFDRFQPWLAATNLTLLPILKLGYDPANGPETVLTAAAKSAGKTVIGLETAEQQLGYFAKLPENVQVKFLTSTVRDLPKVGPKLTEMVADWSHGQPTALARSMNADMQDTPEVAKVLLLDRNKRWADWIKNRLDQPGVVFVAVGAGHLAGKGSVLEELTKRHVASKRVQY from the coding sequence ATGAACCTACGTCGCCCGCTCGCCGCGCTCGTCGCCCTTCTCGCCACCCCGGCCGTCGCCCAGACCGCTGCGCCCGCCCCCGCCGTGACCCAGGCCGATCCGGCGCTGTGGGTGGTCAAGGATGCCGACACGACGATCTATCTGTTCGGTACGATCCATGTGCTCAAACCCGGCATCGCCTGGTTCGACGACGCGGTGAAGACGGCGTTCGATTCCAGCCAGCAATTGGTGCTGGAAATGGTCGCCCCGGACACGCCGGTGATGCAGGCGCTGGTGATGAAGCTGGGCACCGCGCCCGCCGGGCCGACGCTGACCGAGCGCCTGCCGGCGAAGGATCGCCCGGCCTATGCGAAGGCGGTGACCGGTCTGGGGCTGCCGGCGGCGGCGTTCGACCGGTTCCAGCCGTGGCTGGCGGCGACGAACCTGACGCTGCTGCCGATCCTGAAGCTGGGGTACGATCCCGCCAACGGGCCGGAAACGGTGCTGACCGCGGCGGCGAAGAGCGCGGGCAAGACGGTGATCGGGCTGGAAACGGCCGAGCAGCAACTGGGCTATTTCGCCAAGCTGCCCGAGAACGTGCAGGTGAAGTTCCTGACCAGCACGGTGCGCGACCTGCCCAAGGTCGGGCCGAAGCTGACCGAAATGGTCGCGGACTGGTCGCACGGCCAGCCCACGGCGCTCGCCCGTTCGATGAACGCCGACATGCAGGACACGCCGGAAGTCGCCAAGGTGCTGCTGCTCGATCGCAACAAGCGCTGGGCCGACTGGATCAAGAATCGGCTCGATCAACCAGGCGTAGTCTTCGTCGCGGTGGGCGCGGGGCACCTGGCGGGCAAGGGCAGCGTGCTGGAGGAACTGACGAAACGCCACGTCGCCTCGAAGCGGGTTCAATATTGA
- a CDS encoding Crp/Fnr family transcriptional regulator, giving the protein MSDRLAAHYPQGPREIAALDDLDFIAREFEPGQYLLREGDRPKYCSFLKSGYVYRHKIVGDGGRQIVSIHVAGDLVDLQNILLNESDHNIQALTIAAVLMVPIEDLILVATTHASIAKALWRETLVEASLMREWVANVGRRDARSRTAHMLCEMAMRREHAGLGPRETFDLPMTQEQLGDTLGLTAVHVNRTLKALETDGLITRNKRSVTVADWRGLQQVGDFTSGYLHWERETA; this is encoded by the coding sequence TTGAGCGACCGCCTGGCCGCTCATTACCCACAAGGCCCGCGCGAGATCGCCGCGCTGGACGACCTCGATTTCATCGCGCGCGAATTCGAACCCGGCCAGTATCTTTTGCGCGAGGGCGACCGGCCGAAATATTGTTCGTTCCTAAAAAGCGGCTACGTCTATCGCCACAAGATCGTCGGCGACGGCGGACGGCAGATCGTTTCGATCCACGTGGCCGGCGATCTCGTCGATCTGCAGAACATCCTGCTCAACGAATCCGATCACAATATCCAGGCGCTGACCATCGCAGCGGTGCTGATGGTGCCGATCGAGGATCTGATCCTGGTCGCCACGACCCACGCCTCGATCGCCAAGGCTTTGTGGCGCGAAACGTTGGTCGAGGCGTCGCTGATGCGCGAATGGGTCGCCAATGTCGGGCGGCGCGATGCCCGCAGCCGCACCGCGCACATGCTGTGCGAGATGGCGATGCGGCGCGAACATGCCGGCCTTGGCCCGCGCGAGACCTTCGACCTGCCGATGACGCAGGAGCAGCTCGGCGATACGCTGGGGCTGACGGCGGTGCACGTGAACCGAACGCTGAAAGCCCTTGAAACGGACGGACTGATCACGCGCAACAAGCGCTCCGTCACCGTGGCCGACTGGCGCGGGTTGCAACAGGTCGGCGATTTCACCTCGGGCTATCTGCACTGGGAGCGCGAGACCGCCTAA
- the pth gene encoding aminoacyl-tRNA hydrolase, whose protein sequence is MQLWVGLGNPGTQYALNRHNVGFMVADTIADLYGFSPPKKQFLGWTQEGRVGTEKILLLKPATFMNESGRSVGEALRFYKLDVSALTVFHDELDLAPFKVKVKTGGGTAGHNGLKSIDQHLGPDFRRVRLGIGHPGHKDRVHGYVLGNYAKAEMDPLADLLGAVSAEAPWLANGDDGRFMSDVAVRLAA, encoded by the coding sequence ATGCAACTCTGGGTCGGCCTCGGAAATCCGGGCACGCAATATGCGCTGAACCGACACAATGTCGGCTTCATGGTCGCCGACACGATCGCCGATCTGTACGGCTTCTCGCCGCCCAAGAAGCAATTCCTCGGCTGGACGCAGGAAGGCCGCGTCGGCACGGAGAAGATCCTGCTGCTCAAGCCCGCGACCTTCATGAACGAAAGCGGCCGGTCGGTCGGCGAGGCGCTGCGCTTCTACAAACTGGACGTGTCCGCGCTGACCGTCTTCCACGACGAACTCGATCTCGCGCCGTTCAAGGTGAAGGTGAAGACCGGTGGCGGCACGGCCGGGCATAACGGGCTGAAATCGATCGACCAGCATCTCGGGCCGGATTTCCGCCGCGTGCGGCTCGGCATCGGGCATCCCGGGCACAAGGATCGCGTGCATGGCTATGTGCTGGGCAATTATGCCAAGGCGGAGATGGACCCGCTGGCCGATCTGCTCGGCGCGGTATCGGCCGAGGCCCCGTGGCTGGCGAACGGCGACGACGGGCGATTCATGAGCGATGTTGCGGTAAGGCTGGCGGCATGA
- a CDS encoding glycine--tRNA ligase subunit alpha has translation MILKLHDYWSERGCLILQPYDMEMGAGTFHTATTLRALGPEPWNAAFVQPCRRPTDGRYGENPNRLQHYYQYQVILKPSPPDLQELYLGSLAAIGIDFTKHDIRFVEDDWESPTLGAWGLGWEVWCDGMEVTQFTYFQQMGGFDCKPVAGELTYGLERLAMYIQDKDSVYDLAFNDAGVSYGDVFLENEKQMSKWNFEVADTEALFDLFRKHVAECENSLNAKLPIPAYEQAIKASHVFNLLQARGVISVAERQAYMGRVRDLAKGSCQAWIDHRTPDWQAAYPGWTA, from the coding sequence ATGATCCTGAAGCTCCACGATTACTGGAGCGAACGCGGCTGCCTGATCCTGCAACCGTACGACATGGAAATGGGTGCCGGCACCTTCCACACCGCGACGACGCTGCGCGCGCTCGGCCCCGAGCCGTGGAACGCCGCCTTCGTCCAGCCCTGCCGCCGCCCGACCGATGGCCGCTACGGCGAGAACCCGAACCGGCTGCAGCATTATTATCAGTATCAGGTGATCCTGAAGCCCAGCCCGCCCGACCTGCAGGAACTGTATCTCGGCAGCCTCGCCGCGATCGGCATCGACTTCACCAAACACGATATCCGCTTCGTCGAGGACGATTGGGAATCCCCGACATTGGGCGCCTGGGGTCTAGGCTGGGAAGTGTGGTGCGACGGGATGGAGGTGACTCAGTTCACCTATTTCCAGCAGATGGGCGGCTTCGACTGCAAGCCCGTGGCCGGCGAACTGACCTACGGCCTCGAACGCCTGGCGATGTACATCCAGGACAAGGACAGCGTGTACGACCTCGCGTTCAACGATGCGGGCGTGAGTTATGGCGACGTCTTCCTCGAAAACGAGAAGCAGATGTCGAAGTGGAACTTCGAGGTCGCCGATACCGAGGCGCTGTTCGATCTGTTCCGCAAGCATGTCGCGGAATGCGAGAACAGCCTGAACGCCAAGCTGCCGATCCCGGCCTACGAACAGGCGATCAAGGCCAGCCACGTCTTCAACCTGCTGCAGGCGCGCGGCGTGATCTCGGTGGCGGAGCGCCAGGCCTATATGGGCCGCGTCCGTGATCTCGCGAAGGGCAGCTGCCAGGCCTGGATCGACCACCGCACGCCCGACTGGCAAGCGGCCTATCCGGGGTGGACGGCATGA
- the ychF gene encoding redox-regulated ATPase YchF, producing the protein MGFRCGIVGLPNVGKSTLFNALTETAAAQAANYPFCTIEPNVGNVAVPDPRLGKLAAIAGSQKIIETQLGFVDIAGLVRGASKGEGLGNQFLGNIREVDAIVHVLRCFTETDVTHVEGKVDPIADAETVETELMLSDLESLEKRVPAFAKKATQGDKEAKVAVSVLGQALDLLRDGKPARLTVPKDEDEARVFAQAQLLTSKPVLYVCNVDEGDAAHGNALSAKVFEKAKAEGAQAVVVSAAIEAEIATMAPDERGEFLSELGLEETGLARVITAGYSLLRLLTFFTVGPKETRAWTTHVGATAPMAAGEIHSDFEKGFIRAETIAYDDFVTLGGEARAREGGKLRAEGKTYVVQDGDVMHFLHS; encoded by the coding sequence ATGGGTTTTCGTTGTGGTATCGTCGGCCTGCCGAATGTCGGCAAATCGACCCTGTTCAATGCACTGACCGAGACGGCCGCGGCGCAGGCGGCGAATTATCCGTTCTGCACGATCGAGCCGAACGTCGGCAACGTGGCGGTGCCCGACCCGCGGCTGGGCAAGCTGGCGGCGATCGCGGGATCGCAGAAGATCATCGAAACGCAACTTGGCTTCGTGGACATCGCCGGGCTGGTGCGTGGCGCCTCCAAGGGCGAGGGCCTCGGCAACCAGTTCCTGGGCAACATCCGCGAGGTGGACGCGATCGTCCATGTGCTGCGCTGCTTCACCGAGACCGACGTGACGCATGTCGAAGGGAAGGTGGATCCGATCGCAGATGCCGAGACGGTCGAGACCGAGCTGATGCTGTCGGATCTGGAGTCGCTGGAAAAACGCGTGCCGGCCTTCGCCAAGAAGGCGACGCAGGGCGACAAGGAGGCGAAGGTCGCCGTGTCCGTGCTGGGCCAAGCGCTGGACCTCCTGCGCGACGGCAAGCCCGCGCGCCTGACGGTGCCGAAGGACGAGGACGAGGCGCGCGTGTTCGCGCAGGCGCAGTTGCTGACGTCCAAGCCGGTGCTGTACGTGTGCAACGTCGACGAGGGCGATGCCGCGCACGGCAACGCACTGTCGGCCAAGGTGTTCGAGAAGGCCAAGGCGGAGGGTGCTCAGGCAGTGGTCGTCTCGGCGGCGATCGAGGCGGAGATCGCGACGATGGCACCGGACGAACGCGGCGAATTCCTGAGCGAATTGGGACTGGAGGAAACCGGCCTCGCCCGCGTGATCACCGCCGGCTATTCCCTGCTGCGCCTGCTGACCTTCTTCACCGTCGGCCCCAAGGAGACGCGGGCCTGGACGACGCATGTCGGGGCGACCGCACCGATGGCGGCGGGCGAGATCCACAGCGATTTCGAAAAGGGCTTCATCCGCGCCGAAACGATCGCTTACGACGATTTCGTGACCCTGGGCGGCGAAGCCCGCGCCCGCGAAGGCGGCAAGCTGCGCGCCGAGGGCAAGACCTATGTCGTGCAGGACGGCGACGTGATGCACTTCCTGCACAGCTGA
- a CDS encoding TraB/GumN family protein: MILPRGLCAALLAVALTACGKPAIEARPALWRVSDGDTEIWLLGTIHALPPGVRWETPAVTRAIAQADTLVTEIAAASPEVAGAVFAKFAQAKGLPPIAVRVAPGQQAVLADAARAAGVSVETLNGLRTWAAAVTLAAGPMRAAGASPDNGVEATLATRFAGRRRAALETQSEQLAIFNALPEAAQRVLLARALADAGGYATTLAAWEAGDVRALAASFGPAFRGAPELERSLETARNARWSGWIARRMRAPGRVLVAVGAGHLVGRDSVVAMLAARGFKVSRVE; this comes from the coding sequence TTGATCCTGCCGCGCGGGCTGTGCGCGGCGCTGCTCGCAGTCGCGCTGACGGCGTGCGGCAAGCCGGCTATCGAGGCGCGGCCCGCTCTGTGGCGGGTGAGCGACGGCGACACCGAGATCTGGCTGCTCGGCACGATCCACGCGCTGCCGCCCGGCGTGCGGTGGGAAACGCCGGCGGTGACGCGCGCGATCGCCCAGGCGGATACGTTGGTGACCGAGATCGCGGCGGCCTCGCCCGAGGTCGCCGGGGCCGTGTTTGCGAAGTTCGCCCAGGCGAAGGGGTTGCCGCCGATTGCCGTGCGGGTGGCGCCGGGGCAGCAGGCGGTGCTGGCCGACGCGGCCCGGGCAGCGGGCGTGTCCGTCGAGACGCTGAACGGACTGCGGACCTGGGCGGCGGCGGTGACGTTGGCGGCCGGGCCGATGCGCGCGGCGGGGGCATCGCCCGACAATGGGGTGGAGGCGACGCTGGCGACGCGCTTCGCCGGGCGACGGCGGGCGGCGCTGGAGACACAAAGCGAGCAGCTGGCGATCTTCAACGCGCTGCCCGAAGCGGCGCAGCGCGTGTTGCTGGCGCGCGCGCTGGCGGATGCGGGGGGGTATGCGACGACTCTCGCCGCGTGGGAGGCGGGCGACGTGCGGGCGCTGGCGGCGAGTTTCGGACCGGCGTTTCGTGGGGCACCGGAGTTGGAGCGTTCGCTCGAAACCGCGCGCAATGCGCGTTGGTCCGGCTGGATCGCGCGGCGGATGAGAGCGCCTGGACGGGTCCTTGTGGCGGTTGGCGCGGGGCATCTGGTGGGACGGGATTCTGTGGTGGCGATGCTGGCGGCGCGGGGTTTTAAGGTGTCTCGGGTGGAGTGA
- a CDS encoding 50S ribosomal protein L25/general stress protein Ctc — protein MSEQLTLAAETREQVGKGASRSLRREGRVPAVIYGNKQEPISIHLEEKALMRALMTGHFMNSTVSIEVGGKSVLTLPKDVSFHVVSDRPTHVDFLRIGAHTTVHVSVPVVFTDEDDAPGITKGNGVLNIVQHEIELVCDASQIPSEISISLKGREIGDSIHISNITLPKGVEPAITDRDFTIATIVPPTVPTAEDEELDAAVAEANAEAAAEAEAEATEGDDAEGDKAE, from the coding sequence ATGAGCGAACAATTGACGCTCGCAGCCGAGACGCGCGAACAGGTTGGCAAGGGAGCCTCCCGTTCGTTGCGCCGCGAAGGCCGCGTACCCGCCGTGATCTACGGCAACAAGCAAGAGCCCATCTCGATCCACCTCGAGGAAAAGGCCCTGATGCGCGCCCTGATGACCGGGCACTTCATGAATTCCACCGTGTCGATCGAAGTCGGCGGCAAGTCCGTGCTGACGCTGCCCAAGGACGTGTCGTTCCACGTCGTCAGCGATCGCCCGACGCATGTCGATTTTCTGCGCATCGGCGCGCACACCACCGTGCATGTCAGCGTGCCCGTCGTGTTCACCGATGAAGACGACGCGCCCGGCATCACCAAGGGCAACGGCGTGCTCAACATCGTGCAGCACGAGATCGAGCTGGTCTGCGACGCATCGCAGATCCCGAGCGAAATCAGCATCTCGCTGAAGGGCCGTGAGATCGGCGATTCGATCCACATCTCGAACATCACGCTGCCCAAGGGCGTCGAGCCGGCGATCACCGACCGCGACTTCACCATCGCGACGATCGTTCCGCCGACCGTGCCGACGGCCGAGGACGAAGAGCTGGACGCAGCGGTTGCCGAGGCGAATGCCGAAGCAGCGGCCGAGGCTGAAGCCGAAGCGACCGAAGGCGATGACGCCGAAGGCGACAAGGCCGAGTAA
- a CDS encoding TIGR02466 family protein: MTVRSLFATRLYEAPLGDDDLLADLDQSCRMLAEDDHAGRAWSKAHGYRGYTSYASLADLPYRDPAFGDLVRHLNKHVAAFARDCAFDLGGKKLKLDSLWVNVLKPKGAHSGHIHPHSVVSGTIYIALPEGAAGLKLEDPRLPLMMAAPTRAEDAAEDLRSFVYVTPAQGTILLWESWLRHEVPAGNGKQDRISISFNYR, encoded by the coding sequence ATGACCGTCCGTTCGCTGTTCGCCACCCGCCTGTACGAAGCGCCGCTCGGCGACGACGACCTGCTCGCCGATCTCGATCAATCGTGCCGCATGCTGGCCGAGGACGATCATGCCGGGCGCGCCTGGTCCAAGGCGCATGGCTATCGCGGCTATACCTCCTACGCCTCGCTGGCCGATCTGCCGTATCGCGACCCCGCGTTCGGCGATCTGGTGCGGCATCTAAACAAGCATGTCGCGGCGTTCGCGCGGGATTGCGCATTCGATCTGGGCGGCAAGAAGCTCAAGCTCGACAGCCTGTGGGTCAATGTCCTGAAGCCCAAGGGCGCGCATTCGGGGCATATCCACCCGCATTCGGTGGTGTCGGGCACGATCTATATCGCGCTGCCGGAAGGTGCCGCCGGGCTGAAGCTGGAAGACCCGCGCCTGCCGCTGATGATGGCCGCGCCGACCCGCGCCGAGGATGCCGCGGAGGATCTGCGCAGTTTCGTCTACGTCACGCCGGCGCAAGGCACGATCCTGTTGTGGGAAAGCTGGCTGCGGCACGAAGTCCCCGCCGGGAACGGCAAACAGGACCGGATCAGCATCAGCTTCAACTATCGCTGA
- the glyS gene encoding glycine--tRNA ligase subunit beta: MADFLLELRSEEVPARMQDKARDDLARLFAAELTKAGLHTDAIVTFATPRRLALIARDLPTETAAVSEETKGPKTSAPPQALEGFLRKTGLARDQLVERDGILFAIVDKPGRATADVLAEAIPNIVRAFPWPKSMRWGAASSTTESLKWVRPLQGIVALLGEEIVPFEIAGIVSRAATVGHRFHHPGVITIGSAADYADKLRACHVIVDQDERRQIIALGATMAARKAGLELVQDEGLLTENAGLTEWPVPLLGRFDAAFLDVPPEVIQLTARVNQKYFVCRDADGKLANAFVCTANIDAADGGGKIVEGNRKVLAARLSDAMFFYDTDLKVPLDVQREKLGQIVFHEKLGTVADKVDRVAKLARWLVEEGIVGSGTPSGTATRHPREGWDPASSSVSSDARSGIPAFAGMTEELRVALASQAERAARLAKADLVTGMVGEFPELQGLMGGYYALAQGEDAAVAEAIRDHYKPVGQGDDVPTAPVTVAVSLADKLDSVAQFFFEGLTPTGSKDPFALRRAALAILQTIDENGLRVPLLNAIRMAMLLRIIDDKTVSLSATALRSSLMFGELSKSDDGIGKAFRAINEAEKAAYSQRFGQQWDAVWERSQAVLDFFADRLKVQQREAGVRHDLIDAVFALGGEDDLVRLLARVHALQAFVGTPDGANLLAGYKRAANILKKEGVAPSNTVIPAQAGISGEGAGQEPLETPAFAGVTSGAGAAELAAGEQNPLSYTPEKDEAALITALDAAAPRARAAVEREDFEGAMAALATLRAPIDAFFETVTVNDPEPEKRMARLALLARVRAAVHTVADFSKIEG; this comes from the coding sequence ATGGCTGATTTCCTGCTGGAGCTTCGCTCCGAAGAAGTCCCCGCGCGCATGCAGGACAAGGCGCGCGACGATCTCGCCCGCCTGTTCGCCGCCGAGCTGACGAAAGCCGGCCTGCACACCGATGCGATCGTCACGTTCGCCACGCCGCGCCGCCTGGCGCTCATCGCCCGCGACCTCCCCACCGAGACCGCCGCCGTCAGTGAGGAGACCAAGGGCCCCAAGACCAGCGCCCCCCCACAGGCGCTCGAAGGCTTCCTGCGCAAGACCGGCCTGGCCCGCGACCAACTGGTCGAGCGCGACGGCATCCTGTTCGCGATCGTCGACAAGCCCGGCCGCGCCACCGCCGATGTGCTGGCCGAGGCGATCCCGAACATCGTCCGCGCCTTCCCCTGGCCGAAATCGATGCGCTGGGGTGCCGCCAGCAGCACGACCGAAAGCCTTAAATGGGTCCGCCCGCTGCAAGGGATCGTCGCCCTGCTCGGCGAGGAGATCGTGCCCTTCGAGATCGCCGGGATCGTATCGCGTGCCGCCACGGTCGGCCACCGCTTCCACCATCCGGGCGTCATCACGATCGGCAGCGCCGCCGATTATGCCGACAAGCTCCGTGCCTGCCACGTGATCGTCGATCAGGACGAACGCCGCCAGATCATCGCGCTCGGCGCGACGATGGCCGCGCGCAAGGCCGGGCTGGAACTGGTGCAGGACGAAGGCCTGCTGACCGAGAATGCCGGCCTGACCGAATGGCCCGTGCCGCTGCTCGGCCGCTTCGACGCAGCGTTCCTGGACGTGCCGCCCGAGGTGATCCAGCTCACCGCACGCGTGAACCAGAAGTATTTCGTGTGCCGTGATGCGGACGGGAAACTGGCGAACGCCTTCGTCTGCACCGCCAATATCGACGCGGCGGACGGCGGCGGGAAGATCGTCGAGGGCAACCGCAAGGTGCTCGCGGCGAGGCTGTCGGACGCGATGTTCTTCTACGATACCGATCTGAAGGTGCCGCTCGACGTTCAGCGCGAGAAACTAGGCCAGATCGTCTTCCACGAGAAGCTCGGCACGGTCGCCGACAAGGTCGATCGCGTCGCGAAACTGGCCCGGTGGCTGGTCGAAGAGGGTATCGTTGGGAGTGGGACTCCCTCCGGAACCGCTACCCGTCATCCCCGCGAAGGCTGGGATCCCGCTTCTTCTTCTGTTTCGTCCGACGCCAGAAGCGGGATCCCCGCCTTCGCGGGGATGACGGAGGAGTTGCGTGTAGCTCTCGCCTCCCAGGCCGAACGCGCGGCGCGCCTCGCCAAGGCGGATCTTGTCACCGGCATGGTCGGCGAATTCCCCGAACTGCAAGGCCTGATGGGCGGCTATTACGCGCTGGCCCAAGGCGAGGACGCGGCGGTCGCCGAAGCGATCCGCGATCACTACAAGCCGGTCGGCCAGGGCGACGACGTCCCCACCGCGCCGGTCACGGTGGCGGTGTCGCTGGCGGACAAGTTGGACAGCGTTGCTCAGTTTTTCTTCGAAGGGCTGACCCCCACCGGATCAAAGGATCCGTTCGCGTTGCGTCGTGCCGCGTTGGCAATTCTGCAGACGATAGACGAAAATGGGCTGCGAGTTCCTCTACTGAACGCGATCCGTATGGCGATGTTGCTGCGGATTATCGACGACAAGACCGTAAGTCTGTCTGCAACGGCGCTTCGAAGCTCATTAATGTTCGGTGAACTTTCTAAAAGCGACGATGGAATTGGAAAAGCTTTCCGGGCCATCAACGAGGCGGAAAAGGCTGCTTACAGTCAACGGTTTGGACAGCAATGGGATGCCGTTTGGGAGCGGTCGCAAGCGGTCCTCGACTTCTTCGCCGACCGCCTCAAAGTACAGCAACGCGAAGCGGGCGTCCGGCACGACCTGATCGATGCGGTGTTCGCTTTGGGGGGCGAGGACGATCTCGTCCGCCTGCTCGCCCGGGTGCATGCGTTGCAGGCGTTCGTCGGCACGCCCGACGGCGCGAACCTGCTCGCCGGGTACAAGCGTGCGGCGAATATCCTGAAGAAGGAAGGCGTCGCCCCCTCCAACACCGTCATCCCAGCGCAGGCTGGGATCTCGGGCGAAGGCGCGGGACAAGAGCCGCTTGAGACCCCAGCCTTCGCTGGGGTGACGAGCGGGGCTGGGGCGGCGGAATTGGCGGCGGGCGAACAAAATCCGCTGTCCTACACGCCGGAAAAGGACGAAGCTGCCCTCATCACCGCGCTCGACGCCGCTGCCCCCCGGGCGCGGGCCGCCGTCGAACGCGAGGATTTCGAGGGGGCGATGGCGGCGCTGGCCACGCTGCGCGCCCCGATCGATGCGTTCTTTGAAACCGTGACCGTCAACGATCCCGAGCCCGAAAAGCGGATGGCCCGTCTCGCCCTGCTCGCCCGCGTGCGCGCCGCGGTCCACACGGTCGCCGATTTCTCGAAGATCGAGGGCTGA
- a CDS encoding MaoC family dehydratase, translating to MQYFEDIEVGSKASFGDYHVTRDEVIAYAEKFDPQPFHLSDEAAARTHFGRLSASGWHTCGMVMSMVVANLKANKQAGLGSPGIDELRWLKPVFPGDTLRCETEVVEKRASQSRPEMGSFRSKMVVLNQDDVPVMTFTSIGLVQTRPK from the coding sequence ATGCAATATTTCGAGGATATCGAGGTCGGAAGCAAGGCCAGTTTCGGCGACTATCATGTCACCCGCGACGAGGTGATCGCCTATGCCGAGAAGTTCGACCCGCAGCCCTTCCACCTCTCGGACGAGGCGGCGGCACGAACGCATTTCGGGCGGCTGTCGGCCAGCGGCTGGCATACGTGCGGGATGGTGATGTCGATGGTCGTCGCCAATCTGAAGGCCAACAAGCAGGCGGGATTGGGATCGCCGGGCATCGACGAACTGCGCTGGCTGAAGCCGGTATTTCCGGGCGACACGTTGCGCTGCGAAACCGAGGTGGTCGAGAAGCGCGCGTCGCAGAGCCGGCCGGAAATGGGCAGCTTCCGCTCGAAGATGGTGGTGCTGAACCAGGACGACGTGCCGGTGATGACCTTCACGTCGATCGGGCTGGTGCAGACCCGGCCGAAATAG